Part of the Labilibaculum antarcticum genome, ATTCCTTTACACTTTTCAATTCAATTGGATGAATTAATTCTGGAGCGACATCGAGGAGTGGTACCAAAGCAAATAATCTTTCCTGAATTCTAGGATGCGGTACAACCAAACGATCGGTGGAGATAATTTGATCCTCATAAAAAAGAATATCAATATCAATAGTTCTTTCGCTGTACTGATTTTTCTTACGAACCCGCCCCAAATCTTTTTCAATTTGTTGCGTACTATCCAATATTTCAATTGCTGATAATTCCGACTCAAACACGACAACTTGATTCAGAAAATTCTGTTCGTGCTCAAAACCCCAAGGTTCTGTTTCATACAAAGAAGAAGTACTAATCAACTCACCTATTTCCAATTTCATCTTTAAAATTGCTTCAGAAAGGATTCTTTCTCTATTATCCAGGTTGCCTCCCAATAAAAAATATACTCTCGCCATGTAAAA contains:
- the folK gene encoding 2-amino-4-hydroxy-6-hydroxymethyldihydropteridine diphosphokinase — encoded protein: MARVYFLLGGNLDNRERILSEAILKMKLEIGELISTSSLYETEPWGFEHEQNFLNQVVVFESELSAIEILDSTQQIEKDLGRVRKKNQYSERTIDIDILFYEDQIISTDRLVVPHPRIQERLFALVPLLDVAPELIHPIELKSVKELHAKCPDKLEVKKFKQ